In Cotesia glomerata isolate CgM1 linkage group LG3, MPM_Cglom_v2.3, whole genome shotgun sequence, one genomic interval encodes:
- the LOC123260823 gene encoding DNA-directed RNA polymerases I, II, and III subunit RPABC4 yields the protein MEASSKTDSTAPPAKQVMVYVCGECHHDNELRQKDSIRCRECGYRIMYKKRTKRLVVFDAR from the exons ATGGAAGCGTCAAGCAAAACTGATTCCACAGCTCCTCCTGCTAAGCAAGTTATGGTTTATGTTTGCGGAG aatgtCATCATGATAATGAACTCCGCCAAAAAGATTCAATCAGGTGCAGAGAATGCGGTTACAGGATCATGTACAAAAAACGTACCAAGCGTC ttgttGTATTCGACGCCCGCTGA
- the LOC123260747 gene encoding uncharacterized protein LOC123260747, whose amino-acid sequence MTDPQLANNTSCNNNNKTNPSTNNNNNNNNNTNNNNNNNDGESKYLHKKFKKMATVEVSSPLEISKDSVKTIIHQTDSSEVTRRAPASDVTKSSNNNNNNNNNSSKESSKAKESSESSSDPTETKKTGYVCPYCKMSCSKPSVLQKHIRAHTNERPYPCLLCGFAFKTKSNLYKHRRSRAHTAKAEGTADQTKVSEDSDISLSDSASNGTGTPPPLASSVAASNHLEAATKTVKTGKIYKPKFHTALESVNNDPESLSVSPVATTISTSTSLLLSSSSIISSSSNGTSTGPIKPNAEQLQEHIDKIITDNQAIVEAVDPRLHKLMHRQQSQPAKPSEQPLNLSSSPEDVLSSRKRHLSETQEDKNQKPQLNLHLQTENQGSIIKDLLLKNRDDFVCANCKISYTSADNLEAHKRYYCKVSSSSSSLSSSSSSSSSPSPKRDFQLDLEKRDNDDTKSEYYNTVKPLPSPGPLLGNTRLVDAYTPPVKKHRLTELTVPPTSLRSLEELSKYPRPNSLQMFGGQVRILDNTGETKTMRIEPRQTNSPSDDMTNHNSKSGSSETSSIVVRSSLHSGGTMVHKPPGGTSVSSSVTNSLSNSISMPNAPQMLAPIIPNISTPNIAPTMTCYGNYLEPRLNPLTITAYNPLTLPSGISSIMHGGKIIPYVPGMPGPHTLMSDISQPQTDSYKLPVPGAQPLDLASPVKVGATTPYVPGIPGPEESVKPLFTPLDLAKDPKVGFKHPTNGGVISPKIAQGDNKYRRLSSCDFKNNNNPEVDNNFDRHIHKNSKYKLKDNYDKNFKIDNVNVNSNGNVNFERSSPKLTENRKRPASWGDDGSIADRRSPLVTKYEHGEGRVRMSPETVANGVFLNGRARAESVPPVIIMDLDTASIQQEPKSSPELIVSLDSKQSPSLEREVEEKTTKFLRPSSLPLKPGTFTPKRHHGITPTPYTQPLISPETPRPRKSYGQLYLNGHAYTYLGLKCSTRVYYCTLNRPQPMYVTQQHHLSMYSNWKIFNDLRPDRNLANYDSRNRSSGYTIAWKKQELLLTHSSYKPVKLNSSPSPDSDSAQKMARRIKIFDGGFESNEDYTYVRGRGRGRYVCEECGIRCKKPSMLKKHIRTHTDVRPYTCKYCSFSFKTKGNLTKHMKSKAHYKKCRELGIDPVPTTVCDENIDKEAIARLTAGGGENAEESSEEEDDESDNEESEESGTDEHEAARSLLILSQPSKNRLQIPGLVPACRPATYPYALTTLLSTSTSTATTTTASTGSVTSATVIQSEASNRYYFPSRSLDSSRDSVIRSTKVEEAKEEIIEGLTSEAEDHQGTRATQPMDLTTKSAGLDCAKRSSVDILTPVSEPILMQTIVQTMERLPPGREWKPDAEGHMLQAYLTERHVMDSKIKQQYRVGGFKVEKKVFSGSKLENSRGSLFSSSTPTVTYTDPSRMQFAGKKEDVGQKVEAKSERRPFDIESLHSQELLRPRANTQEYLIGRNYPEVGQELKPLGNETREAVASHERQDFIPSPGREARYERPMRPVSAGLEFKVPCSEFKEREPDTKEFRPMEPRLVNEIGLRPLHDPRNNSERVLADVKINVEGLGKQIGVAVVEGIKQQHNVVRKMVVAGPGFRSPSPSRAGKPMAEFLPPSGVAPNYVSIGEDGRSTCGICNKVFNKPSQLKLHINIHYFERPFRCESCAVSFRTKGHLTKHERSVSHHNKVSMTSTFGAPTTSNPRPFKCTDCKIAFRIHGHLAKHLRSKMHIMKLECIGKLPFGTYAEMERSGVNLNDIDTTDCDNSLASLQVLAKKLYDQDPTKIGQWDPETAASQYQQSIPPTTTTTTTTSSGEASSDEGEPIPQCPVSPTSSPSAFTPATDIPSSVSRAYHLPTLSVISDRNKSPVESHVPNSRFEDNNLPASSSSAVDTHLPNAFICQTCSTSFRNLVDLQVHCFVEHNIDNRNHESGPTNENNVKPTNDVEINKVHDKSDDA is encoded by the exons ATGACAGACCCTCAGTTAGCAAACAACACTAGTtgtaacaacaataacaaaacAAATCCAAGtacaaataacaataataataataataataacaccaacaataacaacaacaacaacgatGGAGAGTCAAAGTACTTACACAAAAAGTTCAAAAAGATGGCGACTGTCGAGGTGTCGTCACCGCTGGAAATCTCGAAGGATTCAGTCAAAACAATCATTCACCAAACTGACTCCTCCGAAGTCACTCGACGAGCTCCCGCTAGTGACGTCACCAAGAGCagcaacaataacaacaacaacaacaacaacagcagcaaAGAGTCTTCCAAGGCAAAGGAGTCTTCCGAAAGCAGCAGCGACCCCACTGAGACCAAAAAAACGGGATACGTGTGTCCTTACTGCAAGATGTCCTGCTCCAAGCCGAGCGTTCTTCAAAAGCATATAAGAGCGCACACCAACGAGCGACCATATCCGTGTCTGCTCTGCGGGTTCGCTTTTAAGACAAAGTCTAATTTGTACAAACACCGACGGTCGCGAGCCCACACCGCCAAAGCCGAGGGAACGGCTGATCAAACgaag GTGTCAGAAGATTCGGACATAAGTTTATCAGACAGCGCAAGCAACGGAACGGGAACGCCACCTCCTCTGGCATCCTCAGTAGCAGCTTCAAACCACCTCGAAGCTGCTACCAAGACAGTTAAAACTGGCAAGATCTACAAGCCAAAGTTTCACACCGCTCTTGAGTCCGTAAATAACGACCCGGAAAGTTTGTCTGTATCTCCGGTTGCGACAACTATTTCTACTTCcacttctttattattatcatcatcatctatCATATCTAGCAGCTCGAACGGAACGTCAACAGGTCCTATAAAGCCAAATGCGGAGCAACTCCAAGAACACATTGACAAGATTATCACCGACAATCAGGCAATCGTCGAAGCAGTAGATCCGCGACTCCATAAATTAATGCACCGACAACAATCACAGCCAGCAAAACCCTCCGAGCAGCCGCTAAATTTGTCTTCCTCTCCCGAAGATGTTCTCTCCTCGCGAAAGCGGCATCTAAGCGAAACCCAGGAGGATAAAAACCAAAAGCcacaattaaatttacacttgCAGACAGAGAATCAAGGATCTATAATAAAAGATTTGCTGTTGAAAAATCGTGACGATTTTGTCTGCGCAAACTGTAAAATTTCCTACACCAGCGCTGATAATTTAGAAGCTCACAAGCGTTATTACTGCAAAGTTTCTTCTTCCTCATCATCACTATCGTCTTCTTCATCGTCTTCCTCATCTCCGAGTCCAAAGCGGGACTTCCAATTGGACTTGGAGAAACGTGATAATGATGACACCAAGTCAGAGTATTACAACACCGTGAAACCGCTTCCTTCGCCGGGTCCTTTGCTGGGAAATACCAGACTGGTCGACGCTTACACTCCACCAGTAAAGAAACACCGTTTAACCGAGCTGACCGTTCCTCCTACGAGTCTCAGGTCTCTTGAAGAGCTGTCAAAGTACCCGAGACCGAACTCCTTGCAGATGTTCGGCGGACAAGTGAGAATCCTGGACAACACTGGTGAAACAAAAACCATGCGAATAGAACCGCGACAAACTAATTCGCCCAGCGATGATATGACCAATCACAACAGCAAATCTGGATCTTCTGAGACTTCTTCGATAGTCGTGAGGTCGAGCTTGCACTCTGGAGGCACTATGGTCCACAAACCACCCGGTGGGACTTCAGTCAGCAGCAGTGTCACTAATTCATTGTCAAACTCCATATCTATGCCAAATGCGCCTCAAATGCTGGCACCAATCATACCAAACATATCAACTCCAAACATCGCGCCAACAATGACCTGCTACGGGAATTATCTCGAGCCGAGGTTGAACCCACTGACAATCACTGCCTACAATCCGCTGACTCTTCCCTCGGGAATATCAAGCATCATGCATGGTGGAAAAATAATCCCATATGTTCCAGGAATGCCGGGACCGCACACACTTATGAGTGACATATCACAGCCTCAAACGGATTCTTACAAATTACCTGTCCCGGGAGCTCAGCCGCTGGATCTGGCGAGTCCTGTTAAAGTTGGAGCAACAACGCCCTACGTACCGGGTATTCCTGGACCAGAAGAATCTGTCAAGCCGCTTTTCACGCCCCTGGATCTGGCCAAGGATCCGAAAGTCGGGTTCAAGCATCCGACTAATGGGGGAGTTATTTCACCTAAAATTGCCCAAGGTGACAACAAGTACCGCAGGCTGTCGTCTTGTGATTTTAAGAACAATAACAATCCAGAGGTAGATAACAATTTTGATCGTCATATCCACAAAAATTCTAAGTACAAACTCAAggataattatgataaaaattttaagatcgATAATGTTAATGTTAATAGTAATGGAAATGTGAATTTTGAAAGATCCTCACCAAAGCTGACTGAAAACCGGAAGCGACCTGCAAGCTGGGGAGACGATGGTTCCATTGCTGACCGAAGAAGTCCCTTGGTCACCAAATACGAGCATGGAGAAGGAAGGGTGAGAATGTCACCGGAAACGGTTGCTAATGGTGTGTTTTTAAACGGCCGAGCACGTGCTGAGAGCGTTCCACCGGTGATAATAATGGATCTAGATACTGCGAGCATTCAGCAAGAGCCGAAGTCTTCACCGGAACTGATTGTCAGTCTAGATAGCAAGCAGTCACCTTCGTTAGAAAGAGAAGTTGAAGAAAAAACCACTAAATTCCTTCGACCCTCGTCTTTGCCGTTAAAACCTGGGACTTTTACGCCCAAAAGACATCACGGAATCACACCGACTCCGTACACTCAGCCCCTGATCAGTCCGGAAACGCCGAGACCCAGGAAGTCATATGGACAGCTGTATTTAAATGGACACGCATATACATATCTAGGTCTCAAGTGCTCGACGAGAGTGTATTACTGCACTCTGAATCGACCACAGCCGATGTACGTCACGCAGCAGCATCACCTTTCTATGTACTCCAATTGGAAAATATTCAACGACCTCCGTCCTGACAGGAACCTCGCGAACTACGACTCGCGAAACCGAAGCTCTGGTTACACTATCGCGTGGAAGAAACAAGAGCTGCTGCTCACTCACTCGTCTTACAAACCTGTCAAGCTGAATTCTTCTCCAAGTCCAGACAGTGATAGTGCGCAAAAGATGGCCCGGaggatcaaaatttttgatggtGGTTTTGAGAGCAATGAAGACTACACCTACGTGAGAGGCCGAGGTAGAGGAAGATATGTCTGTGAAGAGTGTGGTATCCGGTGTAAAAAGCCTTCGATGCTGAAGAAACATATCAGGACACACACAGACGTGAGACCTTACACCTGCAAGTACTGCTCGTTTAGCTTCAAAACAAAGGGGAACTTGACCAAGCACATGAAGTCTAAAGCGCATTACAAAAAGTGCCGGGAATTGGGGATTGATCCGGTTCCTACGACTGTTTGTGATGAGAATATTGACAAAGAAGCGATCGCAAGGTTGACTGCTGGTGGCGGAGAAAACGCTGAAGAGTCTTCTGAGGAAGAAGATGATGAAAGTGATAATGAAGAGAGTGAAGAGTCTGGAACTGATGAGCATGAAGCGGCTAGAAGTTTGCTAATTTTGTCTCAGCCTAGTAAGAACAGGCTTCAAATTCCTGGGCTGGTTCCTGCTTGTAGACCTGCGACTTATCCTTATGCTCTTACTACTCTGCTGTCTACGAGCACTTCGACGGCTACTACGACGACTGCTAGTACGGGTTCAGTGACTTCTGCGACGGTTATTCAGAGTGAGGCTAGTAATCGGTATTATTTTCCTAGCAGGTCGCTGGATAGTTCTAGAGACAGTGTGATAAGGTCTACGAAGGTTGAAGAGGCTAAGGAAGAAATTATTGAAGGTTTAACTAGTGAAGCTGAAGATCATCAGGGCACTCGAGCTACCCAGCCGATGGATTTGACCACGAAATCCGCGGGTCTGGATTGTGCGAAGAGGTCTTCGGTTGATATTCTTACGCCTGTTTCAGAGCCGATTTTGATGCAGACGATTGTCCAGACTATGGAGAGACTACCTCCGGGAAGAGAGTGGAAACCTGATGCAGAAGGACACATGCTCCAGGCTTACTTGACGGAGAGACATGTCATGGATAGCAAAATCAAGCAGCAGTATCGGGTGGGAGGTTTTAAGGTTGAGAAGAAAGTTTTTTCTGGGAGCAAGTTGGAGAATTCCAGGGGAAGTTTGTTCTCCAGTTCGACGCCTACTGTTACTTATACGGATCCTAGTAGGATGCAGTTTGCTGGGAAGAAAGAAGATGTTGGACAGAAAGTGGAGGCCAAGAGTGAAAGAAGGCCCTTTGATATTGAGTCCCTGCATTCGCAGGAACTCTTGAGGCCGAGAGCTAATACTCAGGAGTATTTGATCGGAAGAAACTACCCGGAGGTTGGTCAGGAGCTAAAGCCCTTGGGCAATGAGACTAGAGAAGCTGTTGCTAGTCATGAGAGACAAGACTTCATTCCGTCCCCGGGTAGGGAAGCTAGGTACGAGAGACCTATGAGACCTGTGAGTGCTGGGTTGGAATTCAAGGTTCCTTGTTCGGAATTCAAGGAGAGGGAGCCTGATACCAAGGAGTTCAGACCGATGGAACCTAGATTGGTTAATGAGATTGGCTTGAGGCCGCTACATGATCCCAGGAATAATTCTGAGAGAGTCCTGGCTGATGTTAAGATTAATGTTGAGGGCTTGGGCAAGCAGATTGGTGTGGCTGTGGTTGAGGGCATCAAGCAACAGCATAATGTAGTGAGGAAAATGGTTGTTGCCGGTCCTGGGTTCAGGTCGCCTTCACCTTCACGTGCTGGAAAACCCATGGCTGAATTTTTACCACCGTCTGGTGTTGCTCCCAACTATGTGAG caTTGGAGAAGATGGCCGGAGTACATGTGGAATTTGTAACAAAGTATTCAACAAGCCAAGTCAATTGAAGCTTCACATAAACATCCATTACTTCGAGCGACCGTTCAGATGCGAAAGTTGCGCCGTATCTTTTCGCACCAAGGGCCACTTGACGAAACACGAGCGATCTGTTTCTCACCACAACAAGGTCAGCATGACGTCGACTTTTGGCGCTCCGACGACCAGCAATCCACGGCCATTCAAGTGTACTGATTGTAAAATAGCCTTCCGGATACATGGACACCTTGCCAAACACTTGAGAAGCAAAATGCACATAATGAAGCTAGAATGCATTGGGAAACTACCTTTTGGCACTTACGCTGAAATGGAAAGGTCAGGAGTTAATTTAAATGACATCGACACCACTGATTGTGATAATAGTCTCGCCAGTCTTcag GTGTTGGCGAAAAAATTGTACGACCAAGATCCAACTAAAATAGGTCAATGGGATCCAGAAACAGCAGCGTCTCAGTACCAACAAAGTATACCCCCGACAACAACTACAACGACAACAACAAGTAGCGGTGAAGCGTCATCAGATGAAGGCGAACCTATCCCCCAATGTCCAGTTTCGCCGACGTCATCTCCATCAGCATTTACCCCAGCGACAGATATACCTTCTTCGGTGTCACGAGCATATCACTTGCCTACTTTATCAGTGATTAGCGACCGCAATAAATCACCCGTCGAATCTCACGTGCCAAATTCACGATTTGAGGATAACAATTTGCCTGCTTCCTCCTCATCCGCGGTGGATACTCATTTGCCGAACGCGTTTATATGTCAAACGTGCTCCACGTCATTTAGAAACCTCGTCGATTTACAAGTCCACTGTTTCGTCGAGCACAATATTGACAACAGGAACCATGAAAGCGGTCCAACTAATGAAAACAATGTTAAACCAACAAACGATGTTGAGATAAATAAGGTACACGATAAAAGCGATGATGCATAG